GATCCATTTCGATAAATGAAACTGCCTTCTAATTTCTAAGTTTCCATCGTTCAACCAAAtattctattttcctttttagatAGATAGAAATTGTAGTAAATTAATAATCAATCACTTGCTTTGGGCTGCGTATGGCTATTTAATGGATTTCGCTTGCGATAATTGAGacgcaacgaactgaaactgacTTATTGCTATATTTTTCGATTGCAAAATTGAAGAAATTGCAATATGGGATCTGTGACTCACTTTAATTTAAGAGCGACGAATCCAAATTTGGTTATTTCGCTTTGTCACAGCTTAATCATTGCACTTGAAATCagcggtgcatccaaatgcagcctcagCTATAGTAAGATTATTGATGAAATCAATTTAATATGCGAGTATTTAACGGTGAGGATCTTTTGGCGGGTTTTGCTGCTTGATCTCAATCTGCCACATAGACCATATGGATGATACAATCAACACCTGGGTACGTCATGAACGCCTCATGAGTGTGACTTATTGTTAAATTGTGTCAAACACCAGCATGTCACTAATCTGGAAGTGCACATTTAATGTTTGCTGTAATGCAATGCAGTTTTAGTGCATTGACAGTGGTTTGCAAAGCAAAACACCTGTTTGGATGGAACCCTAGAGTGAGACTGATGAGAAATGGGGCAGATCCAGCTGCATTTTGTGGAAATGGGCAGTTTGGCGCAACCTGCAAAGTGTGGAAAGTGTGGAAAGCAGGCACAAGACACAAATGTCGTAATTGCTGGACCAAACCattgtcatttcatttgcattttAGCCGGCAAATAATGGATCAGTGTGCTTTTCCCCGAGTTTCCAAACATGCTACGGATATCTCTTTCTTTTCGTAGAGATGTCTTTAGTATCTTTAATGCCTGCATACAAACATGGATACTGGCATGGATTTTACGACCTTGGGATTGGGGATGCAATTCTGCGTTTCTTGAAATTCAACACAAGGGTGTGGATATAGGAATCCGGTTCAACACATATACCGTTAGGATGTGTGGAAAGCAAGGTAATCTGTATCGGTAATGATGGCCATAATGCTCAACACCATTACCAATATGGGTATCGGGCATAACAGCTGATACAAGGATGTAACGAACGTTACAACCCCTGTAATGGTTAAAAAAAAttttgcccaaaaaattctgaaaaaatatctagaaaatctagaataatgtaaatattcgaAATATGTatccattttttgttttgaatatgtttatggtagtgtaatggtctactctttggtgagagtgttgtagtGGGCTGTCTAGTGGAGTTATGAACATAattatatgtctctaatgtttataCTTCACAATCAAGCACTAGaactagaaattagaaaaaggcataaataccactttttcaattttttgaaaaaatggccctTGGAGCTTTGCCCAAATCACTACAATCtacagttttaatcttaaaaactatagcaagagaaaaatgaatttaaataaaaaaaatggcaATTTTCAACCCTATAGCGGTCTTTACAACCACCGTAACGGCCAatacggtcccaaaaaaccaactgcccTGTTTCACCACTATATCGCATAACGGTCATGGCCATTACCTATACCTATCGGCCTTTATGGGCGTACGtaatggatacggaacaccttggtggAAAGTAATGGTCAATCCATACTCTATGAGAATTGGTCTTCATTCTCTACTGCCAGCTCTTGTGCTATGGTCCTTGACATGCTTGAGATTTTTGCCTTTGGTTTCTTTGAAGGAATTAGCAATCCATTATAGTCTTTCCAAATCTTAGATAAAAGCAAAGCATTTGGGGTGCATTTAGATAGACTTCAAATTGACTTGCGTTTTAGTGCCTTTGGCTTCTTTGACTAGATCCCGAGTTATTGCaaagcaaaggaaaaaaaaaaaacgatgagATCATGGAAGTCAATATTCAAACGTCGCTTTGAGGTTTAAAGAATGCACTGAAAACTGTATTAGTTGTTTATACTATCATATATGAGACATTCCCGGTCTGAAAAAGTCTGAAGGAGCTAACACTTGGTTCCTTCTAGTGAAGAGCTTCTCAAAGTGCTGTGATGTTTCAATTGGAATGATGATGAAATCATCCACATATACTTTGTTTTTTTCATGGGCTCCAATTCATTCCGGCAACCTCAAAAGCCACCACAGCCGATCCTTCAATCTGCTATATCGGAATTCGACACAATGTAAAAGACTGTGTTCTCAAGCCCAGAAGCACCCACTGAAAATAAAAGAAACTGTGGTTGGTGGGACCTATCTTCCTCCATTGTTCAGGTGAGCCTACATAAAGAAGCCCAAATCAAAAACTTGCTTGAAGAATAGCTGCCTTTCTCAGGATACTGCCAATTAACTGCATTATTGTGTTTTGCAGTGTTGCTCCGATGATGGACTGGACGGATAATAGTTACAGGACTCTTGCACGTCTCATATCAAAGCATGCATGGCTTTACACAGAAATGGTTGTGGCAGAAACTATTGTTCATCAGAAGGACAATCTGGTAGGTGAACTAGGATATTCATTCACCTATTCCATGTAGAGACAAGCTGATTCATTTTCATGAATTTAATAACTTCTCTGGTGCAAAATGCTAGATATAATACTACAGGCTCTCAATTGGTGCTTGATGTTGCATTTCCTATGCTAACTAGTTATTGCTTAATGCAAGCCTTCTGCAATCATACTTGGTGGTCTTCTCACATAATTCGTGACTGGTATTTTATACTTTCCAGATCTTGTATGCTTCTTGGTTCACTCTTCTAATAACATGAAAAGAGAGTCAAAAAGcaaaaaagtaaaataaccttGTCGTAGCTATCCAAGGCTTTATCATCTTATTttctatattattatttttatccaaGGCCTTCTCAATAAATGAGTGAGCCTTCATGTGCCTCTCACCAACTCTATCTGAGTCCTTGTAAGTTTTATCTTGTCCTCCTTTTAGGATTTTCAACCCTAATCAAAGTCTGTTCCTTTCTAGGGCCATCTCTGGTTTTTGTAGCACATGCAAAAACCATCTCGATTTGCTCTCCAATACTTCATCTCATAGTGAGACTAGTGCTTGGTTGCTTCAGATGACCTCCTTGATTCTATCCTTCCTAGACCTCccacacatccatctcaacatcctcatctgTGCAATGCTTATCCTCTACTCATGTTGCGTCCTTATTGCCCAACACCATGCTCCAATGATTgcatcaaagaaaaaggaaaaaagaaaatagaaactgataaagaggataaaaacaaGGAGAAATCTACTGGGCAAATGATTGCATTGATGGAAAACGTACGAATATCATGATTCTGTATAATAGTTTTTCAAGCATATTCAGTGACTCAACCGGAAACTTGGCTGAGTCGACTTGATGAGAAATGAGTCAACTTGTCTCTACGAGAAATTGAGCTCACTATTGAACTCCCTGAGGAACTTGGCTTTGTTCAAACTCGGGTTGACTTGATGAGCTGTCTCACTTACTTGGTCAACTCGACATGACTCAGCATGACTTGAACCAAGTGCTTGAGTAagccatttagaaaaaaaaaagaaaagaatttgatAGGATTGGAACCATAATCCCTCAAACAGACAACATCTACGAGCAGACCATGAGCTGTTTTATATGCTTTAGTTACCTGTTTCTATAGTCATACTGTACTAAGTATCTATTATTAGTGTAATCTTATTCCTAGCTTAATTATTAATTATGAGTAAAGTCTGATCGAGTCTTTGAGTTGACCTGACCAGGCTGGATATTGAGTCAGGTcgagtttttgagtttttaaactatgatttCAAGAGAATGTCTATGGTATATGAGCCAATTGAATCAGCAAAACATTCCATAAAAATATTGTGTATATAAAATTTAGACAGCCGAAGTATCATGAATGCTAGTATGAAGTAGTGTGGATTATGATTTTTCTACTATTAAGTTGTCAAAATCTATGCGACAAGGCCTAAGCACTTCCACTATTTAGGTTTCCTGAAGATtctggtcctctctctctctctctctctctctctctctctctctctctctccctgactctctccctccctccccatctatctatctatctatctcttTTTGAAGATTAAGCTTGGTTTTATTTTTCTATAGTATATTATACAAAGGGGAGGGCTGGACAATGCATATTGACATAGATGTGCATGTTGGCATGGCTGGAAATAGAATCTGAGATTATAGCTTATCCCTTCCGATATTTTGGAATTATCTTTTATATTCAAACATTGTCTTTTCATATTTTACTGAATCGATGGGCATGTTAGCATTCCATGCATTTGTAGTTGGCATGTTTGGCATTGTACATCCATGTTCAACAACTGAACTGATGCACATGGCTGTatccatttctttttttcttttgaatggtaCATGCCCATATCTACGTTAAATAGCTAAGAATGCAAATGAGGACGAGGAGTTTGGTTATCTCAGAAAGAAAGCTGCAACTAGCTCATCAGAGGAGATCACTAATTAAAATTACAAGGTCATTGGCATGAGCTGGCCATGTAATTTGATTATGTTTGCTTTAGATTGGCAGATGAGATGCACATTTTGAGAGGCATCTGTGCTCAAACACGAATTAGATGCTTTTGAGTAATACAATCTCATGCAGTATCTCATCTGTGCAACAACTTTAGCGAGCAAACTTGTCATGTTTGCTTGCACTTGAAACTTGATATGCGTGCAGAATCACCATCCTTATTGATCCATTTCTTTGCAATAAGAGCATTGAGCATTCATTATTCTCTTAGTGGACTTTTAGGGACTAACATTCCTTACCTTTTCTATTGTTTTCCTTAGATACTAGTTCAGGTTGTCTGTTCAGGGATACATCCTAAACGTCCCTCCAGTTATTTAATCCCATAAGGCATTCAAACGTTGTCATAAGATGCAATATTTCTTTTCTATTCATGGATCCTGGTTGTATGGTTTGGCCTATTGGGTGTTGAACCATTGTTCTTGGTAGATTTTGGTCTTCTTTGCATGTTTCTAGGATACTGTTAGCCCACTAGGTTGAGATATTTTGTCAACATGAAGATATGTCCATTTTTTATCCACTTTTTGGCATCAACAATTATCTAATTCAGGTAATTTTTGTGTTTCTTGGTTAGATTAATATGCAATGAGGTGTGAATCCAATGTTCATTGGTAATGCAATGCAAACATTTTTCATCCTTATTTGTTGTACTGCAAGTAAGTTTTCTAAAGCACGAATTTATTCTAGACTATTGGCATTGGTTTTAACAGGAAGATATATCATTTAACAGAGCCGAGAAAATTCAGGCTAGCTTCGAGTCATGAAGAACACAAgagcctttttattttttattctatttCTTTAGAGATATAAAAGCTTAACTAGTTATGGGagaataaaaatattcctcattGTTATTGTTCTTTTTTTCAAGGATTATGGCAACCATAACCttactctcatttttttgctGCTTCACAAGATAGGTTCAATTTATGTTTACCTTGATGTTTTCATGTAACTGTAGGTGTCAGTTGTTTAACAGCAAGTTATCTTCAATTTTGTTGGTATTCTTCAGGACAGATTCTTAGCATTTCCTCCAGAGCAACATCCAATTGTTCTTCAAATTGGCGGGAGCAATCTGGATAACTTGGCAAAAGCAGCTGAGCTTGCAAATTCATACTGTTACGATGAGATTAATCTGAAGTCCACATCTATCATGTTTCTTTTGCTTATATGTTAtataaaatttcctttttcaTCCATGATTTGTGACCTTGTGTACAATATTTGCCAGCTGTGGATGTCCAAGTGGAAAAGTAGCTGGTCATGGGTGCTTTGGTGTGCGGCTTATGCTTAACCCAAAGGTATGATAATGAAGCACGCTTATGCTAACTTTATCTTTTAAGGAATTGCTACATGGCGCTGTTATGGTATGAAACAAAAATAGGTAGTAACCAGACTTGTTTTTCCTGCACTGTTGGATTTTGGGAGATCCAACCCTTCAAAAAGCAATTAGATAATTGTTTAGGAGAGAAACTGTTTAGGATTTTATGAACCCAATTGGTGTGGAATCACATATAAGGATACCATGTTCTACCCCATAAAGAAACCCTTGCTACTTTATAATTTTTGAGACTTTTTAACTTTTCTTTGATAATATCGCCTGATATAAATATTTTGATTTTCACAAGGGAAGTTTGTTGGGGAGGCTATGTCAGCCATTGCAGCCAATTGTGATGTTCCTGTAAGTGTGAAATGTCGAATTGGTGTTGACAATCATGATTCCTACAATGAACTCTGTGAGCCCTTTCATCAACTCTCTTGTTCTCTCCAATGGATATCTGCAACAGATTCAGCTTTCTGTTAGCCTAGAAGTAATTGTTCATTTAGTGACGAGGCAGTTCAGAAACTGATATGGATTTATTTGTCTAATGCTATTCTGCTTTTCTGTTTTCTAAGTTTTCATTGTCCATCTTCTGACCCATTTCAAATGTAACACATACTTACACAAATTTTCAGTCTGCGTATCATATGATATGGTTGAATAAGTTTCACACATTGTTCTGTAAGTGTTGCAGCGTGATTTAATTATTCTTGTAGTGGTTTGCAGCACTATTTTGATGTTGCTGCATCTTTGTGTTGGTTACAATAAAATTAGGaaataaaattttcacaactttgtTTCTGAGTGGAAAGCATGCAAGCACCATTCCCTAACATGATCATTATTGTACGTCTCAAGTCCTTCTTAACAAAAAGATTGAATTACTGTAAAGAAGAGGATCACAATATAATCATGCTAGTAATTTTCCCCCTCTAGCATGGTACGCGCTTTAATCGCTGCAGTgctttctgattttattattatttcccAGGCAACTTCATTTATACGGTGGCTTCTCTTTCTCCAACTAGACATTTCGTAATACACGCACGGAAGGCACTGCTCAACGGTATCAGCCCTGCTCAAAATCGGACAGTTCCTCCATTGAAGTATGTCTTTACTTGGTGGCCTCACTGTTTATCATTGTATATACAATTAAGTAGGTCGATAAAATCATATAAGTGAACATGTGAAGAAAATATACACAGATAATTTGTTGTCTTTATTGCATATGTTCTTTCCCCCAAAGTATTGTTTTTTTATAGTCATTGAGGATATCAGAGTTTTCAGGATATCTTTCAAGATCTAAAAAGAATAAGGGATATGTTTGAATTCTTTAATACCAAATTTATACTTCACTGTATTCCATAGAGAATTATTGTTATAACATGCTGGATTCAACCTATTTACAGTATTTTATTTGGATCCATAGGTACGAGTACTACTTTGGGCTTTTGCGTGATTTTCCAGAACTTCGATTCACAATAAATGGGGGCATAACTTCCATAGATGAGGTGAGACTGGACCACGTTAGCTGTTGGTATGATTGACCATGCTTGGAATGAAAAACCTGATGACCTTGAACTTGGACTCCATATTTTCaaccattttatttttatatatcatcatcatcatctagggGCACCCTTCGGGGGTAACGAACAgaagtggggctcacatgatgtatTCATGACATCCAACTCGCCCATCAGATGCGTGACCTCAAGTTACCCCCGGTATTCAAAAAACAGCCTGAtccgaagctcaggtggaccacaacaaagggAACTAGTTGAGAGTGGATGTTTGCTGTTGGTAGGAATAGTGGGCTCACCGTATAGAGTTCCTGAAATCCAGGCATTCAGACCATCTGGCCTGGATAAGGGTCAGgcccaaaatcaggctgttttgcaACTCAAGTGGACCTCGGTGCAAATGAAGGGTGGGTGTTCGCTCCCATCTTGTTCCTTGTGCTGTGGCCCCTCAGAGtgttggatcgagctgattttttattttattttttattttttatttataactgGAGTAACATGAGCTCATACATCTGATTGGCGGATTGGATACTTGAATATCTACATATATCATGTGCGCCCCACATTTGCCTGATACCACAAGAAGCTGACAATGGTACCAGTACCactcaaggtgttccgtatccgttatgaTACGGACGTAAAAGTTGATACGTGTAGGTAACGGTTGTGACCGTTATGCGATATGAGACAGAAACAGACAGTTGGCTTTTTGGACCATATTGGCGTTACCAGGGCCATAACTGCCGTTATAGGGCATAACGACCATTACCCTCGTAACGGTAAAAAAAAACAGTAACTTCtttcttatgtgtaaatccattttttcctctctctctctctctctctctctctctctctctctctctctctttacttttcttattccaaaagCTTTTCTACGTTATTCTACAACAAATTTTGACTACTAGTATTATAGTTTTTATGATTAAAATAGTAGATTGAAGCGatttgggcgaatagaagctctgagggccattttttcaaaaataaataaataatagtggtatatatgcatttatccggtttctaattctaatgcttaattatgatgtgtaaacattagagacacaaCCATATTCATAAATTTACCAATACggcactctcaccaaagagtggaccattacgctaccataaaccttttcaaaacaaaaaatgaatacaaatttggaatatttacatttttctagattttctagatatatttttttagaattttccgGGCAAATTTTTCTGTACCGTTACGGGggtcgttacgcccccatatTGACCAATACCCATATTGGTAACGGTGGTGACCGTTAAAGCCACTGATACCAATACAGAATACCTTGGTACCACTGGAGCCAAGCCTTTGATAGATAGCAAGTAAAAGCTATGTGGTCATTGCCATGAAACTCTTGTTTGATTGTTGAATGTCTTAGGAGTTAGGAGTCATTTGGTATTAACCTTGTGGTTCCTATTGATAATCCATGATAATGAATTAATGTTTCTTCACTTAATGAAAACATGATTCATCTTTTGTAGTGATTATCTGGTGTTAAAAGGTATGCATAAGATTGAATAATAATGAATGAACATGTTAAGTTTCTGCATGATTGAAATATTATTTCCATGACTCCCAAGAGAAAGGCATGTTGTCCAAGCCATTTGTGCTCAAAAACctatatcaatttttttttttgtatggtttttatccttttatatatatatatatatatatatatataaacatctccaaaaaaatgttttgattaaaaaaacAACCAACGAAACATCCAAGTTTGGTTTCTAGTTATAAAAGCATAGCCTCTTAGTTCGTACCATGTCGAGAAGGAATCCATCTCAATGATGTCAAAGATTTCAGCAAACATCTACCACCCAAGGAGGATTAAGTTCCTTGTTTGCCACATCATTTATCTCCTCTAATCCTAAGCATCGTGTCTATTTCTCTTTGTTCTTTTCTTAAGCATATAGCATCGTGCCAATGTTTGAGGGGTTGTTTTGTTATTACCAACTTGTATGATTCATGTGTCCTTTTCTATTGAGAATTCAAGTGTTATCTGCTCCCAGGATCTAGAATTAGTGGAGATTGGTGTGAGTTACAAGCAAAATGTAGCCAAAAGCATTTCCATACCAGCCACTTCTTAGCATGATTTGGTCATGCCTAACGGAAAAACTCTTTCGACCATTATACTTTTTAATTCTTTGTTGGGGATGGCTCATCAAGGCGAAACAATCTAGATACCTCCAATGAGCAAATACCAGTTCATTTCCTACTCTAACTATCAAACTATTGTTTATTTCCTCTCCTGGGTAACATCTATGTTGGAGTATGTCCTGGAAAACCAATGTGAGCCCCAATCCATTGCCCATGTGGATGGGACGGGGCTATAGATCTTGATGACCATGAATCTCTTGTGGGCACCTTGTATGCCTTAATGTATTTGATATCACCTTGAACCTATGGATATGGGTTAGTTGAGGAGTGAGGCCTATAGCAGTCCTTGGGAGCTTGAGATTGAACACGATGGTTATTACCTAGGAGGAGTCGTGATCCATGGATCTTAGCACCCTGTATATGTCAGATTGTCACAGGCACTTAAGACATACCCGTGGACATTCTATCATGAGATGTACAGTCATTTTGTGTTAGGGAATTGACTTGGATCAAGATGAATAGTCTCCAGCATCAGGGATTCAACTTAATGTTTGTGTGCCTTCGCCCTTAACCCATACAGGAGTGTGAGTGTGCCATTGATATAAGATCCTGGGTTGGACCTTTGGGGTAATTACATTGGTAGGATTGAGTTTAAGTCACTGATCTGTGTGCCTATTCACCTATATcagatgatcatgatgatcatgaCTTGATGTTGTATGAAATTGATCAATCCTTGGACCTGAGGGTGTGTAAGGATCACGGCCCGGACTAGTAG
This region of Magnolia sinica isolate HGM2019 chromosome 1, MsV1, whole genome shotgun sequence genomic DNA includes:
- the LOC131221526 gene encoding uncharacterized protein LOC131221526 — its product is MMMKSSTYTLFFSWAPIHSGNLKSHHSRSFNLLYRNSTQCKRLCSQAQKHPLKIKETVVGGTYLPPLFSVAPMMDWTDNSYRTLARLISKHAWLYTEMVVAETIVHQKDNLDRFLAFPPEQHPIVLQIGGSNLDNLAKAAELANSYCYDEINLNCGCPSGKVAGHGCFGVRLMLNPKFVGEAMSAIAANCDVPVSVKCRIGVDNHDSYNELCNFIYTVASLSPTRHFVIHARKALLNGISPAQNRTVPPLKYEYYFGLLRDFPELRFTINGGITSIDEVDAARKQGAHGVMVGRAAYNNPWSTLGHVDATVYGVPSNGLSRRQILEQFQVYADPIIGMFGPNKPNLRQVVKPLLNIFHSEPGNGLWKRKADAALHHCTTVKSFLEETLDAIPDTVLDSTLAKSQSTGEDAFADVHDLMPAPYMSREQEVYSW